A stretch of DNA from Hippoglossus stenolepis isolate QCI-W04-F060 chromosome 16, HSTE1.2, whole genome shotgun sequence:
ATATCATATACTAATGCTTTACAGATAGATATAAAAAGCGACTGGGTTTTGCGTTGCCAGGTTATGAAAtgactgaataaaaatgtgtcagtttTAATACCGAATTTGTAAAAATAATTTCTAACTGGACACTTTGTGGCTTAGTAGGAAGTGCGTCATTTAAAAAGTGTCTCTGCGGATGGCAGTGTCCTCAACAACCTCAACAGCTATCTGATGGATTtctttgaaatggaaatggTCGACACATTCATGGTCCCCTGAGGATGATTTGTAAAAAGCTGTGGTGACCACTGACCTTTCTTCTGGACCCATCACAGGGTCAGATTTTCTGACTGTGctattaacattaacattttataatGCTAAAATAAACAAGCATACAAGTTAGCACCAATATGCTTAAATACAGCCTTACAAAGACACAGGCATGGCCACAAATTCCTTCTTACTGAGCTAAAGAAAACAGTAAAtttcacaacctggcaacccagaAGTATCACTGAACTATAAATATTATGGTTTTAACATACAAAATCCAATTATTTAAAgactaaaaaaaccttttgaagTGCGCCTTTCTGTAAAGTGGCACCCaagttataaatatattaagaaAGTCTCGTCTTTGAAGCCAAACTCTAACGCCTCAGTCGCCCTCCACAATGTCATTCTGCTGTTTATGACCTGTAATCATCAGCTCAGGGTCCCGGCTAATCCTGATGATGGGAGAGcgacagaaagacaaaacagCGACCcaaagggaggaggaaaaaaaaacaggatggacagaagttGGTCATTTTACTGCACACACAAGCCATAACAGAAACCAAGAGCACGCCAGGGTTTGGGAGATCAGAGGGaggcaggaagagaggggcgAGCCGGAGGAAGCCCAGGAAACAAAACCTTTAGCCTCTGTGTTTACGATGCATGTCAAACAAACGACAATGAcctaaaaacattgtttttggTGGTGAAGATGATAATGAGGTGtcgttaaataaaaaaaatatatatctgtatgaTAAACCTACAGGGGAGGGAGCCTGGGGATcaatttgtaaaatgtgtgtatttttttcagttgtattttttattttttacgataactatttattttctttaggtATGTATTGGATAAATGTATGTACACGTTCTGTTCCCCTCTCGACTTCATTTGAACTAGTTTTAAAagtcaatatgaaaacattgaaaatggTCATTCAAATATGCTACTGTATGTGTACATTTTGAGAACCAATTGTGCAATGATttaacagatttccatgatTAAAGTGATAGTAATACAAATTGAAAATATCATctggaaaataaacaatgaagatGATCATGAAAATGgtgatgtaaaagaaaaaaaaaataaagtggtCCAGGTGGATCTGCTTATCATCACAAActttcaccatgtttttctttgcagctcGTCAACCCTAATAACATTATTcttaattacaatttataatttcttttatttaatgctATTTTCTAATTCTAAACAACTACAATGTTCTTTCCAGTAGTTATTTGCCAGCTACTAGCCACTTTGCAGGTtcagatttcacacacaaaaaaacaaacaggacgtTAACTtgcatttgaatatttgaatttttgtattaaatttttatttacataacaGGTCTGAATGTGCATTTCATGTAGCTGTAGTTTGATTTTTCCGTGTCCTATAATAGGAAACCGATTACAGAAGGGGGAAAAATGATATTTACTCACTTTCATCAGCAGATAAATTCAGCATTTGTTCTTTAAAATATCAGATAACCTGTTAACATCGAGTACAAGATCTTTTATTACCATGTTTGGCAGGCCAACTGAGCAAACCAGCAGATGGTTAAATGTGTAATGTCAttgacaaacacagatgcatcCTGCCACAAAAATGTCACATCAGCATCCTGAGTGAGATCATGCTAAAAAAAATGTGCCCACGCTGTAATTTGCATGTCGAATACATGTTGACTCTAAAAAGCACTGATTACAACATTCATAGTAATCCAGAATGGAAACAGTGTGGAGCAGTAAAACGGAGCCTCAGTAGGTGGCGCTCCTTCCTCTCACAATCCGAGTGGACCAGAGGCTGGAATTATCATCAGACACTTCttctataaatacacacagatatacataGCTTCATACATAAAGGTATACTGGTGtcatattttacacatatatatatatatatatatatatatataaaggaaTATATTAATATCAGAGACATACACATGCTTACATACTAATCAAAAATAACTTAGATTATGAAAGATAAATCTTACAAAAACAGTactttttaaagtcaaatcTCTATAAATGACAATTTTCCCTAAGATCTAGTGTTGAGGtcttctcgttttttttttaaagtcatttGACGCTGTGTCGGATGCAGGGAgcggaaaaaagagagaaaagttgtGAGTTAAGGCTGGAACCACCTCCATCGTTTTCAGGAAACCAGCAAGTGAGAGCGCACACAGAGGGATGTCACTGCTGCTCTACTGTGTGTCACTTTCTATGTCTtgccttcctctcttcctccctctctctctctctacttccctctctctcaccctctcccctTCCTCATCAAAACCTCCCTCCCTGGTGCCTGATTGGCTCTGGACAGCAGCACACAGACGCAGGACGAGTCGATGCGGATCCACCTCCATCCGGTTCTGTTTCTTGCGTCTTTGGTGAGCGCTCGTACAAACGACTGCTTGGGTTTACACTCACTCAACCACTGCCTTTTGTCCACGCCCAAGCAACCCGACCCGGCTACGCCCATCGGTGGGGATCTGGATTTGCCAGTATTGCTCTGCGGCTCGGGCTGGCGACAGCGAGTCTCATAAAAGAACTGTTTGAGTGGTCCTGTTTGGGTTTGGATTTCCTGCAAGATGGTGACCTTCTGACCATGGGAGTCGGTGGCGTTCTTCTTGTCGGTGACCCAAACGCTTTCCGACTCGCATACTGACTTTTCCCCTCTCCGTCTGTCAATCGAGTGCGAGCGTTTATCCCGCTTAACAGGATGGGCGACCTCACTATTTCCTCTGGAAGAATCGGCCCAACTCGGAGTCGTGCTCCTGTCGATTGCCCGATCCCCGTGACCCTCGATGTGCCCATCcatgtcctcctgctcctccacaccCCCAACCTCCTCCAGCGGGCCGGTCTCCAACATTAGAAGAAGAGGGGGGTGTtctggaggagacagggagggtGAGAACAGGACTCGTGGATGTGCGTCCAAAAACATCTCGTCTCCTTCGAGGATGTTGTCCAGCCCGATCCCAAGGCCCAGCCCTGTCTCCAGGTTCAAGCTTTGCTCAGCCTGACCTCTTCTAGACCCCTGCTCTGAAGGAACAGTTGGTTCTGGTCCTCTTGGACCCTTTAGAGTTAATGCAGGGCTAAAAGTATTTTGGTTTTCCGCTGAAGAAACCTGCAACGGTCGATCTGTTGAGTCCTGAACAGTGTCCTTCTTGGAAGAGTCCATGGAACCGGAGTAATcttgcctgctgctgctgctgctgctgctgtcagccttGTAGTCCTTTGGTAGAGAATTATCCTCGGAAATATCCTCGGTCCTGAGTGTTCGTCCTTCAGTGGGAACATCCAAACTGACGCTGCTTTTGCCATCGCTGCCTGAGTTGCTATTTGATTGGTAGGTTCCTTGATTCTCCACCTTGAACATGGAGGTCTCTTCATGTGCGGAGGATTTCACATAATCCTTGTGGTTCTGGAGGTTTTGTCCGTTGGTGTGTTGGCTTAGAGCAGCAGCCATGTCGAAGTTCGTCTGTGAGGCGTTTCCGTGAAAGTTGTAGTTCGTGGTGGGAGCTGCGAGGCGAGCAGCCGGGTCATGACGATGCTCTCTGCGGTTGTCGGAGCCAGGCTCTGTCGTCGCAGCAGTAATCCTGGACAAGGGGCTGTGAGGGAAGGGCAGGGCCGAGgcaatcaccatggcaaccagggGAAGCCAGTGCATCACTCCCAAGACGTATCAGCTGGCGGttgaaagagaggagaaacagaggaagcgAGGGACAACGTTATTTTATACAATTCAAATTGTGGCTTATACAGTGAAACCAAGTACCTCAATTAAAACGTAAAAGGAGAGGTTTTACAAGTGGCCCGCAGCTTTATGACTCCGCTGCTTTAACTGCTGGGGTATGACTCTAAAATCTTGGCAGACCTCGTGGAAAATCAGGACCAAGTACAGTGAGGTTGCCCTCTGCTTCTTCATGTGGGAAGAGTTCAGCTGTGAGCGCTGTGCATAGTGAAGGGCTGACCTTCGAATGGATACACTGACAACCTGGTATGTAGGCAAGTCACAGACTTTACAGCCAAAAAGGAAACAGATTACAAACACATCTGCAGCACGAGAGAACAAGTCTGTGTTTGGGGgttgttctcttgttctttctctagGATCCATGGACGTTTTTAAAGAATCTCTCTAAATCTGTGGCAACAAATAATGGAATGTCAATGAACGAAAACACAAGGGAATTCAAGACGTGAGGAATTcaacctgaacacacctgagCTTTTCTTTGTGAAGGAACAAGATACATCTGTCACCTCGGACTGAAAGAGTTTAACTAAGAAGCTGAGGTGCGACCAGCCGTTTTATGAATCCAGCCTGCACCAACCTGCATTATCTAAACTTTGTGTGGCTTGTAATAACAGAGGGATTAGTGGTAAATGTTGTGTGGCATAAATATGACACGAATGCTGCAGAAAATCTTCCCACTGATTCCCATAACGCTTGAGAAGTAGAAGACACAGTATGTTCATAAAAATTGTTCGAGAACGTTGCTGTAATGCTGCAACTACTAGTAAAAAGCCacctccactaaggaggttCTGTCcgcttgtttgttggtttgtttgtaagcaagattacacaaatactactgaacggatttccacaaaacttggtggaaggatgtgatagGGGTCGGGGAAGAACTAATTAAAATTTACGTGCAGACCCacatcagggggcggatccaggattatcattttccctttctttaacattgcgataATAAGAATTTGGTACAgattaattaaatgtaatggCAATGAACGCTATTGAGTGCCATTTTAGTTGATTAATTGATCGAGCAAAGATTTATCAGCAACTCATTCAATAGTCATTTATCCATCCAAGTCCATTTGCAGGCAAAAATTTGAAAcgcttctcaaatgtgagctTTCTTCTCACATTGTGATGAATTTAATATCTTTAATCTTTATTGTTCTCTTGAGCTCGAGTAAACagatttatataaaacattttgtattctttcatattaacatttaatCGATCGAGAAAATAACCAGCAGATAGTTAAGCCTTACAGGGTTTTTAGGaacaattgttttgtttttaactgcatgatatattctttttaactttaatttgaacttttatgcaccaaccaggagaagcatccttttttctgttttgtatcatacaatgaaaataaagtgtttctATTGTACTCTCTTCTACTCTAGTATATTAGACTTTGCAGTTAGCTATGAAACTTAAtgtaatatgtatttaaaatcaCTCTTAAAAACTCATGCTGCTCAATTTGATCTTCATTCTTTCTTACATTAATGATATTGAACACGAGTATTTCTGTGTTAAATGGTGACACACGGAAAAGTCATTATAGTAAGCACTCCCTCGTGTAAGCCATGGGTAAACATTTCCTAGAAAACttgaatgaaacagaaaattatGAGTCAGGAGGACATGATTCtgtaagtgtgagtgtgtctgaatgtgtgtttcaACGTGAGGTTCACCTGTGACTAACTAGGAAAATATTCCAGTCACCCATCCATATGGCGTGCATCGCGTGACGGTGTCCACCTCTTGAGCAGAGATAAATGTCAGCTGGGTTATTTGTCTGAAAGCAGGGAGGAGGTCACTTGGAAAGTGTTAAAATAGGTGGAATGATGGGAATGCGAGTGATGCAGCTTTACTGGCAAGGCTCCTTCAAGGATTCCTCAGGCGgcgaagagaaaaaaaaaaccgcAGGACGACAGGAAGTAAGGACGGAGAGAGTGTTGtgactgtttttgtgttgctgtttgtctgtaCAGGCGTGTGAGGGTGAATGAGAGGATGTTTCATCACTGACCATCCGTGACTGTGTGGTTGAGCATGTGCGGCAAAACAAACTCCTTTCAGTGACGGGACTTGTACCCGGCAGAGCCACACCTTGGACACAATGCAGCCGCCACAGAGCAACAAGGTTTGGTCGACACGTCACTCAGGCTGTCACCCCGGGCGCTCACAGCTCCTGCTTGACACGCTGACAGTAAATCACATCAAAGTCCGCTGAGCGTCCTCTTCGCTCGGGCTACTGATCCACACACCGGGCCAGCCAAAGCAACCCAGGTGTTTAGTGGGAT
This window harbors:
- the LOC118123251 gene encoding uncharacterized protein LOC118123251, with the protein product MHWLPLVAMVIASALPFPHSPLSRITAATTEPGSDNRREHRHDPAARLAAPTTNYNFHGNASQTNFDMAAALSQHTNGQNLQNHKDYVKSSAHEETSMFKVENQGTYQSNSNSGSDGKSSVSLDVPTEGRTLRTEDISEDNSLPKDYKADSSSSSSSRQDYSGSMDSSKKDTVQDSTDRPLQVSSAENQNTFSPALTLKGPRGPEPTVPSEQGSRRGQAEQSLNLETGLGLGIGLDNILEGDEMFLDAHPRVLFSPSLSPPEHPPLLLMLETGPLEEVGGVEEQEDMDGHIEGHGDRAIDRSTTPSWADSSRGNSEVAHPVKRDKRSHSIDRRRGEKSVCESESVWVTDKKNATDSHGQKVTILQEIQTQTGPLKQFFYETRCRQPEPQSNTGKSRSPPMGVAGSGCLGVDKRQWLSECKPKQSFVRALTKDARNRTGWRWIRIDSSCVCVLLSRANQAPGREVLMRKGRG